One window from the genome of Actinoplanes teichomyceticus ATCC 31121 encodes:
- a CDS encoding sensor histidine kinase, producing MEWGYAVGLVPAALAVGVGAGLTIARLRRPAPGETEGVGSPEGRAAIEPDDDRPAGKHGLRGLGRKSLDSLRVGVVVLDADDYPVLVNPAARAMGLLRSGGAPGTIAAHPILRTLAGQVRRTGVRREVELDLPRGRAGGAQAPLGLHLRAVALNATHVAVEAADVTEAHRLARVRRDFVANVSHELKTPIGALQLLAEALLDATQLPDSAPEAQSEDLLAARRFAERIHHESARMGRLVSELLELTRLQGAEPLPNPEPVSLDWVIAEVLDRTRTTSSAKNIEVTYSGPKGLMAYGSDSQFATAVTNLVENAIAYSGPDTKVELTVRQNDDWIEIDVADQGIGISPQDVDRIFERFYRADQARSRATGGTGLGLAIVKHIATNHGGRVDVTSALGDGSTFTLRLPARPPESPSPSPTAIEIESGVTGR from the coding sequence GTGGAGTGGGGATACGCCGTCGGCTTGGTTCCAGCCGCGCTGGCCGTCGGTGTCGGTGCTGGGCTGACGATCGCCCGTCTCCGCCGGCCGGCGCCGGGGGAGACGGAGGGGGTCGGCTCACCGGAGGGGAGAGCCGCCATCGAACCGGACGACGATCGCCCGGCAGGCAAGCACGGCCTCAGAGGGCTCGGCCGCAAGAGTCTGGACTCGCTGCGGGTCGGCGTCGTCGTGCTCGACGCGGACGACTACCCGGTGCTGGTCAACCCGGCCGCCCGGGCTATGGGACTGCTGCGCTCCGGCGGGGCGCCGGGCACGATAGCGGCGCACCCGATCCTGCGTACGCTGGCCGGCCAGGTCCGCCGCACCGGCGTGCGCCGTGAGGTGGAACTGGATCTGCCACGGGGTCGCGCGGGTGGCGCGCAGGCCCCGCTCGGCCTGCACCTGCGGGCGGTCGCGCTGAACGCGACGCACGTTGCCGTCGAGGCGGCCGACGTGACCGAGGCGCACCGCCTGGCCCGGGTCCGGCGCGACTTCGTGGCCAACGTCAGCCACGAGCTGAAGACCCCGATCGGTGCGCTGCAACTGCTCGCCGAGGCGCTCCTGGACGCCACCCAGCTGCCCGACTCGGCGCCCGAGGCGCAGTCGGAGGACCTGCTGGCCGCGCGCCGGTTCGCCGAGCGGATCCACCACGAGTCGGCGCGGATGGGCCGGCTGGTGAGCGAGCTGCTCGAACTCACCCGGCTGCAGGGCGCCGAGCCGCTGCCCAACCCGGAACCGGTCTCGCTGGACTGGGTGATCGCCGAGGTCCTGGACCGGACCAGGACGACGTCGTCGGCCAAGAACATCGAGGTCACCTACTCCGGGCCGAAGGGCCTGATGGCGTACGGCAGCGACAGCCAGTTCGCCACCGCGGTGACGAACCTGGTGGAGAACGCCATCGCCTACTCCGGACCGGACACCAAGGTCGAACTGACCGTGCGTCAGAACGACGACTGGATCGAGATCGATGTCGCGGATCAGGGCATCGGCATCTCGCCGCAGGACGTGGACCGGATCTTCGAAAGGTTCTACCGAGCCGATCAGGCCCGGTCCCGGGCGACCGGCGGGACCGGCCTCGGCCTCGCCATCGTCAAGCACATCGCCACCAACCACGGTGGCCGAGTCGACGTGACCAGCGCTCTCGGCGACGGATCCACGTTCACCCTGCGCCTACCGGCGCGCCCGCCCGAATCCCCCTCGCCGTCACCGACGGCAATTGAGATCGAGTCCGGTGTGACCGGGCGCTGA
- a CDS encoding phosphoglyceromutase, giving the protein MTGTLVLLRHGNSEWNAKNLFTGWVDVDLDAKGEDEARRGGELLKEQNVLPDVVHTSLLRRAIRTSEIALHITDRHWIPVKRSWRLNERHYGALQGKDKKQTLEAYGEEQFMLWRRSYDVPPPPIADDAEFSQFGDARYRDLPPELMPKAECLKDVLERALPYWYDAIVPDLRAGRTVLVAAHGNSLRAIVKHLDQISDEAIAKLNIPTGIPLRYDLDENLRPVTPGGTYLDPEAAKEAAAAVANQGR; this is encoded by the coding sequence ATGACAGGAACCCTGGTGCTGTTGCGGCACGGCAATAGCGAGTGGAACGCCAAGAACCTCTTCACCGGCTGGGTCGACGTGGACCTGGACGCCAAGGGTGAGGACGAGGCCCGGCGCGGCGGGGAACTGCTCAAGGAGCAGAACGTGCTGCCCGACGTGGTGCACACCAGCCTGCTGCGGCGCGCGATCCGGACGAGCGAGATCGCTCTGCACATCACCGACCGGCACTGGATCCCGGTCAAGCGGTCGTGGCGGCTCAACGAGCGGCACTACGGCGCCCTGCAGGGCAAGGACAAGAAGCAGACGCTGGAGGCGTACGGCGAGGAGCAGTTCATGCTCTGGCGCCGGTCGTACGACGTCCCGCCGCCCCCGATCGCGGACGACGCGGAGTTCTCCCAGTTCGGCGACGCGCGCTACCGCGACCTGCCGCCGGAGCTGATGCCCAAGGCCGAGTGCCTCAAGGACGTGCTCGAGCGCGCGCTGCCGTACTGGTACGACGCGATCGTGCCGGACCTGCGCGCGGGCAGGACCGTGCTGGTCGCCGCGCACGGCAACTCGCTGCGCGCGATCGTCAAGCACCTGGACCAGATCTCCGACGAGGCGATCGCCAAGCTGAACATCCCGACCGGCATCCCGCTGCGCTACGACCTGGACGAGAACCTGCGCCCGGTCACCCCCGGCGGCACCTACCTCGACCCGGAGGCCGCCAAGGAGGCCGCCGCCGCGGTCGCCAACCAGGGCCGCTGA
- a CDS encoding 30S ribosomal protein bS22, with amino-acid sequence MGSVVKKRRKRMAKKKHRKLLRKTRVQRRRLGK; translated from the coding sequence ATGGGCTCCGTGGTCAAGAAGCGCCGCAAGCGTATGGCGAAGAAGAAGCACCGCAAGCTGCTGCGCAAGACCCGCGTCCAGCGTCGCCGTCTGGGCAAGTGA
- a CDS encoding MDR family MFS transporter → MHGWLRQAAGGLPRQFWFLWTGTLINRLGSFVVLFLSIYLTGERHLTQSQAGLVLGLYGVGGAIGTMTGGVLADRWGRRPTMLTAQFGAAALMLALGFAQSYPQILVVTALLGLFGEGVRPAFSAMMVDVVPEADRVRAYSLNYWAINLGFALAAIAAGFAAQADYLLLFVVDAATTLLTATITLIFLAETRPAHRPAGDGTPAPRGGMLTALGDRVFLVYLLINLLSVLVLLQHASTLPIAMLADGFSAATYGWVIAVNGLLIVFGQLFVPRLIDGRRSDRVLAVGALIIGAGFGLVAVAHAAWMYALTVVIWTLGEMLQSPSNAATVAALSPPALRGRYQGLSSLSWSIGTALAPILGGLVLQGFGSAALWLGCFVLCALAAAGHLLAGPARERRAALRRTQELAGLADTPAATGGPAPAASPTALPPAAADGDPDPATSPTALPPAAADGDPDPALAATTVDAGNHAAPFPVARQRAAAADAAPTGSGADMRAPVADGR, encoded by the coding sequence GTGCACGGTTGGTTACGGCAAGCCGCGGGAGGACTGCCGCGGCAGTTCTGGTTCCTCTGGACCGGCACCCTGATCAACCGTCTCGGCTCCTTCGTGGTGCTCTTCCTGAGCATCTACCTCACCGGCGAGCGGCACCTCACGCAGAGCCAGGCCGGTCTGGTCCTCGGGCTCTACGGCGTGGGCGGCGCGATCGGCACGATGACCGGTGGGGTGCTCGCCGACCGCTGGGGCCGGCGGCCCACCATGCTCACCGCCCAGTTCGGCGCGGCGGCGCTGATGCTGGCCCTCGGGTTCGCCCAGTCGTACCCGCAGATCCTGGTGGTCACCGCGCTGCTCGGACTGTTCGGCGAGGGGGTGCGGCCGGCGTTCTCGGCGATGATGGTGGACGTCGTGCCGGAAGCCGACCGGGTCCGGGCGTACTCGCTGAACTACTGGGCGATCAACCTCGGCTTCGCGCTCGCCGCGATCGCCGCGGGCTTCGCCGCGCAGGCCGACTACCTGCTGCTGTTCGTGGTGGACGCGGCCACCACGCTGCTCACCGCCACCATCACGCTGATCTTCCTGGCGGAGACCCGGCCGGCGCACCGCCCGGCCGGTGACGGCACGCCCGCCCCGCGCGGCGGGATGCTGACCGCCCTGGGCGACCGGGTGTTCCTCGTCTACCTGTTGATCAACCTGCTGTCCGTGCTGGTGCTCCTGCAGCACGCGTCGACGCTGCCGATCGCCATGCTGGCCGACGGGTTCTCGGCCGCCACCTACGGCTGGGTCATCGCGGTCAACGGCCTCCTGATCGTCTTCGGTCAGCTCTTCGTGCCGAGGCTGATCGACGGACGCCGCAGCGACCGCGTGCTGGCGGTCGGCGCGCTGATCATCGGAGCCGGCTTCGGCCTGGTCGCCGTCGCACACGCGGCCTGGATGTACGCGCTGACCGTGGTGATCTGGACGCTCGGCGAGATGCTGCAGTCGCCCAGCAACGCGGCGACCGTCGCCGCCCTGTCACCACCCGCGCTGCGCGGTCGCTACCAGGGGCTCAGCTCGCTGTCGTGGTCGATCGGGACGGCGCTGGCGCCGATCCTGGGCGGGCTGGTGCTGCAGGGGTTCGGGTCGGCCGCGCTGTGGCTGGGTTGTTTCGTCCTCTGCGCGCTGGCCGCCGCCGGACACCTGCTGGCCGGTCCGGCCCGCGAGCGGCGGGCGGCTTTGCGGCGTACGCAGGAACTCGCCGGCCTGGCGGACACGCCGGCGGCGACCGGCGGCCCGGCCCCGGCCGCATCCCCGACCGCGCTGCCCCCGGCGGCCGCGGACGGCGACCCGGACCCGGCCACCTCCCCGACCGCGCTGCCCCCGGCGGCCGCGGACGGCGACCCGGACCCGGCCCTGGCCGCGACCACTGTGGACGCCGGCAACCACGCGGCCCCCTTCCCCGTGGCCCGGCAGCGGGCGGCCGCGGCCGACGCCGCCCCGACCGGGTCCGGAGCGGACATGCGGGCCCCGGTCGCCGACGGGCGGTGA
- a CDS encoding sugar phosphate isomerase/epimerase family protein, which produces MSSRVPVLLSSSSVFPEPTAAAFEMAATVGYDGLEVMVWTDAVSQDAGALRGLAEHYGVPVLSVHAPCLLVTQRVWSSDPWERLDRAAQLAESLGAPTVVVHPPFTWQRDYAKNFAAGLAKVQDRYPDITFAVENMFPVKMAGRWFVPYTPGWDPTETGFDAYTLDLSHCAASRIDALAMADRMGAGLKHVHLGDGTGEGRDEHLVPGRGNQPCAELLRSLSGRGFTGSVALEINTRRAASRPVREADLREALAFARRHLTPATTPA; this is translated from the coding sequence GTGAGTTCCCGCGTTCCCGTGCTTCTCTCCAGCTCCTCGGTCTTCCCCGAGCCGACGGCGGCCGCGTTCGAGATGGCGGCCACGGTGGGCTACGACGGGCTCGAAGTCATGGTGTGGACCGACGCCGTCAGCCAGGACGCCGGCGCCCTGCGCGGCCTGGCCGAGCACTACGGCGTGCCGGTGCTCTCGGTGCACGCCCCCTGCCTGCTGGTCACCCAGCGGGTGTGGAGCTCCGACCCGTGGGAGCGGCTCGACCGGGCGGCCCAGCTCGCCGAGTCGCTGGGCGCGCCCACGGTCGTGGTGCACCCGCCGTTCACCTGGCAGCGTGATTACGCCAAGAATTTCGCCGCCGGGCTCGCCAAGGTCCAGGACAGGTATCCCGATATCACCTTCGCGGTGGAGAACATGTTCCCGGTGAAGATGGCCGGGCGCTGGTTCGTGCCGTACACCCCGGGTTGGGATCCCACCGAGACCGGCTTCGACGCGTACACGCTCGACCTGTCGCACTGCGCCGCCTCCCGGATCGACGCGCTGGCGATGGCCGACCGGATGGGCGCCGGCCTCAAGCACGTGCACCTCGGCGACGGCACCGGCGAGGGCCGCGACGAGCACCTGGTGCCGGGCCGGGGCAACCAGCCCTGCGCCGAGCTGCTGCGCTCGCTGTCCGGTCGCGGCTTCACCGGCTCCGTCGCGCTGGAGATCAACACTCGTCGGGCCGCCAGCCGCCCGGTCCGCGAGGCCGACCTGCGCGAGGCGCTCGCGTTCGCCCGGCGCCACCTGACCCCCGCCACCACCCCGGCCTGA
- a CDS encoding helix-turn-helix domain-containing protein — translation MTGPAQTEERLSEVRFLTVAEVATLMRVSKMTVYRLVHGGDLTAVRVGRSFRVPEHAVHEYLRGAFSQTA, via the coding sequence ATGACGGGTCCAGCCCAGACCGAGGAACGCCTCTCGGAGGTACGGTTCCTGACCGTGGCCGAGGTGGCCACCCTGATGCGGGTCTCCAAGATGACCGTCTACCGGCTCGTGCACGGTGGTGACCTCACCGCCGTACGGGTCGGCCGCTCGTTCCGGGTGCCCGAGCACGCGGTACACGAGTATCTGCGCGGCGCGTTCTCGCAGACCGCCTGA
- the phoU gene encoding phosphate signaling complex protein PhoU, which translates to MREEFQADLTEVSRLLVTMAESVRAALRKATTALLTADLKAAEAVIQRDADVDQIHQQVEFKVADMIARQAPVARDLRRAITALHISADLERMGDLAEHVAKTAARRHPSPAVPAELRPVFKGMAEVADQMAEKITNVLVSPDAGLAAELEKDDDAIDDLERQLFKIMLADDWPYGAETAIDGALLGRFYERYADHAVNISEHTIYLITGEPAAAQD; encoded by the coding sequence ATGCGCGAGGAGTTCCAGGCCGATCTCACCGAGGTGAGCCGCCTGCTGGTGACCATGGCGGAGTCGGTGCGCGCCGCGCTGCGCAAGGCGACGACCGCGCTGCTGACCGCCGACCTGAAGGCGGCCGAGGCCGTCATTCAGCGCGACGCCGACGTGGACCAGATCCACCAGCAGGTCGAGTTCAAGGTGGCCGACATGATCGCCCGGCAGGCGCCGGTCGCGCGTGATCTGCGCCGCGCGATCACCGCCCTGCACATCTCCGCCGACCTGGAGCGGATGGGCGACCTGGCCGAGCACGTGGCCAAGACCGCCGCCCGGCGGCACCCGTCGCCGGCCGTGCCGGCCGAGCTGCGCCCGGTCTTCAAGGGCATGGCGGAGGTCGCCGACCAGATGGCCGAGAAGATCACCAACGTGCTCGTCAGCCCGGACGCCGGCCTCGCCGCCGAGCTGGAGAAGGACGACGACGCGATCGACGACCTGGAGCGCCAGCTCTTCAAGATCATGCTGGCCGACGACTGGCCCTACGGCGCGGAGACCGCGATCGACGGGGCGCTGCTGGGCCGGTTCTACGAGCGGTACGCCGACCACGCGGTGAACATCAGCGAGCACACCATCTACCTGATCACGGGGGAGCCGGCGGCGGCTCAGGACTGA
- a CDS encoding lysophospholipid acyltransferase family protein has protein sequence MSQDEYRDMLPGHADFRLPEPPEPRKLNGRRPIPQKPAAERPAPPGEPDVWDRRIARGLAFLRRRLAGAYDVDEFGFDAELTESVFHPMLRVLYRDWFRTEVFGIENVPADGGGLVVGNHSGTLALDALMLTVALHDNHPRRRHLRLLGADLVFRMPGVSELARAAGATVACNPDAERLMTGGQLVGVFPEGFKGIGKKFSERYKLQRFGRGGFVSAALRTGTPIIPVAIVGAEEIYPILADLKPLARLLGVPYFPVTPTFPWLGPLGLVPLPSKWLIQFCPPIPTAHLTEYADDPLVVYNLADQVRETIQATLHELLQKRPDPFAR, from the coding sequence GTGAGCCAGGACGAGTACCGTGACATGCTCCCCGGGCACGCCGACTTCCGGCTGCCCGAGCCGCCCGAGCCGAGGAAGCTGAACGGCCGTCGCCCGATCCCGCAGAAGCCGGCCGCCGAGCGCCCGGCACCGCCGGGTGAGCCGGACGTGTGGGACCGCCGGATCGCCCGCGGCCTGGCCTTCCTGCGACGCCGGCTCGCCGGGGCGTACGACGTGGACGAGTTCGGCTTCGACGCGGAGCTGACCGAGTCGGTGTTCCACCCGATGCTGCGGGTGCTCTACCGCGACTGGTTCCGCACCGAGGTGTTCGGCATCGAGAACGTCCCGGCCGACGGCGGCGGTCTGGTGGTCGGGAACCACTCCGGGACGCTGGCGCTGGACGCCCTGATGCTGACCGTGGCGCTGCACGACAACCACCCGCGCCGGCGGCACCTGCGGCTGCTCGGCGCGGACCTGGTCTTCCGGATGCCCGGCGTGAGCGAGCTGGCGCGCGCGGCCGGCGCCACGGTGGCCTGCAACCCGGACGCCGAGCGGCTGATGACCGGCGGCCAACTGGTCGGTGTGTTCCCGGAGGGCTTCAAGGGCATCGGCAAGAAGTTCTCCGAGCGGTACAAGCTGCAGCGCTTCGGCCGCGGCGGGTTCGTCTCGGCGGCGCTGCGCACCGGTACGCCGATCATCCCGGTCGCCATCGTCGGCGCCGAGGAGATCTACCCGATCCTGGCCGACCTGAAGCCGCTGGCCCGGCTGCTCGGGGTGCCGTACTTCCCGGTCACGCCGACCTTCCCGTGGCTGGGGCCGCTGGGCCTGGTCCCGCTGCCCAGCAAGTGGCTGATCCAGTTCTGCCCGCCGATCCCGACCGCGCACCTCACCGAGTACGCGGACGACCCGCTGGTCGTCTACAACCTGGCCGACCAGGTCCGGGAGACGATTCAGGCCACTCTCCACGAGCTGTTGCAGAAGCGTCCGGATCCGTTCGCACGGTGA
- a CDS encoding response regulator transcription factor, with translation MARVLVVEDEESFSDALSYMLRKEGFEVSVAATGTSALTQFDRTGADIVLLDLMLPEMSGTEVCRQLRQRSAVPIIMVTARDSEIDKVVGLEIGADDYVTKPYSPRELVARIRAVLRRQGGETAEVSTPTLAAGPVRMDVERHVVTVDGSGVQLPLKEFELLELLLRNAGRVLTRGQLIDRVWGADYVGDTKTLDVHVKRLRSKVEPEPSAPRYIVTVRGLGYKFEP, from the coding sequence TTGGCCCGCGTGCTCGTGGTCGAGGACGAGGAGTCGTTCTCCGACGCCCTGTCGTACATGCTGCGCAAGGAGGGCTTCGAGGTGTCGGTCGCCGCGACCGGGACCTCGGCGCTCACGCAGTTCGACCGGACCGGCGCCGACATCGTGCTGCTCGACCTCATGTTGCCCGAGATGTCCGGCACCGAGGTGTGCCGCCAGCTCCGGCAACGGTCGGCCGTCCCGATCATCATGGTCACCGCCCGGGACAGCGAGATCGACAAGGTGGTCGGTCTGGAGATCGGGGCCGACGACTACGTCACCAAGCCGTACTCGCCGCGCGAGCTGGTCGCCCGGATCCGCGCCGTGCTGCGCCGCCAGGGCGGTGAGACCGCCGAGGTGAGCACCCCGACGCTGGCCGCCGGTCCGGTCCGGATGGACGTCGAGCGGCACGTGGTGACCGTCGACGGCTCCGGCGTGCAGCTGCCGCTCAAGGAGTTCGAGCTGCTCGAACTGCTGCTGCGCAACGCCGGCCGGGTGCTCACCCGCGGCCAGCTGATCGACCGGGTGTGGGGGGCCGACTACGTCGGCGACACCAAGACGCTGGACGTGCATGTCAAGCGGCTGCGCTCCAAGGTCGAGCCGGAGCCCAGCGCGCCGCGCTACATCGTCACCGTCCGCGGTCTGGGCTACAAGTTCGAGCCGTAG
- a CDS encoding NAD-dependent epimerase/dehydratase family protein, giving the protein MVTSPPSVVVVTGVSRYLGASVAARLAADPRIDRVVGLDPHDPPARLLGLLDGVERIRADARAASEAIAELGAEAVVHLAVTSVPDPEHGGRAGMKEQNVIGTMQVLAAAQGAPRLRKLVVRSSTAAYGASFRDPAVFTEDTEPRAVPRGPFARDILDIEGYVRGFRRRRPEVAATVLRFAPMISSSAETSLTRYFAQPVVPTVLGRDARLQFVHVDDALEVLHRSVTEDHPGTFNVAGDGVLMLSQAVRRAGRIALPLPESGLSTAAALARHLGVEQIGLDQIDLFVHGRVVDTSRLTREFGFTPRTTATAFDEFIRAHPAGSSLTADRLAAAEQAILDGIRRARAAAGATPADSADARA; this is encoded by the coding sequence GTGGTGACCTCACCGCCCAGCGTTGTCGTGGTCACCGGAGTCAGCCGATATCTCGGCGCATCCGTGGCCGCCCGCCTCGCCGCAGATCCCCGGATCGACCGTGTCGTCGGTCTGGATCCGCATGACCCGCCCGCACGGCTGCTCGGCCTGCTGGACGGTGTGGAGCGGATCCGGGCCGACGCGCGTGCGGCCTCCGAGGCCATCGCCGAGCTCGGCGCCGAGGCGGTCGTGCACCTCGCGGTGACCAGCGTTCCCGACCCGGAGCACGGCGGCCGCGCCGGCATGAAGGAACAGAACGTCATCGGCACCATGCAGGTGCTGGCCGCCGCCCAGGGCGCGCCACGACTGCGCAAGCTGGTGGTGCGTTCCTCCACGGCGGCGTACGGCGCCTCGTTCCGCGACCCCGCGGTCTTCACCGAGGACACCGAGCCACGCGCGGTGCCGCGCGGGCCGTTCGCCCGGGACATCCTCGACATCGAGGGGTACGTCCGCGGGTTCCGCCGCCGGCGGCCCGAGGTGGCCGCCACGGTGCTGCGTTTCGCCCCGATGATCAGCTCGTCCGCCGAGACGTCGCTGACCCGGTACTTCGCCCAGCCGGTGGTGCCGACCGTGCTCGGCCGTGACGCCCGGCTGCAGTTCGTTCACGTGGACGACGCGCTGGAGGTGCTGCACCGCTCGGTGACCGAGGATCATCCCGGCACCTTCAACGTCGCCGGCGACGGCGTGCTGATGCTGTCCCAGGCGGTCCGCCGGGCCGGCCGGATCGCCCTCCCGCTGCCCGAGAGCGGGCTGTCCACCGCCGCCGCCCTCGCCCGGCACCTGGGCGTCGAGCAGATCGGCCTGGACCAGATCGACCTGTTCGTGCACGGCCGGGTGGTGGACACCTCCCGGCTGACCCGGGAGTTCGGCTTCACCCCGCGCACCACGGCCACCGCGTTCGACGAGTTCATCCGCGCGCACCCGGCCGGTTCCTCACTCACCGCCGACCGGCTCGCCGCCGCCGAGCAGGCGATCCTGGACGGCATCCGGCGGGCGCGGGCGGCGGCCGGCGCGACCCCGGCCGACTCCGCCGACGCGAGGGCGTGA
- a CDS encoding proline dehydrogenase family protein, whose protein sequence is MLRSLFLAAAGSARLERLVESAPVTKGVVRRFVAGGDAGEALRACRELADDGLAVSLDLLGEDTTTAEQAQATRDEYVALLARLHEAGLTPAAEVSVKLSALGQRIDEKMAYEHARAVCAAAAEAGTTVTLDAEDHTTTDATLETLVELRRDFPSTGAVLQAYLRRTEADCRELATAGSRVRLCKGAYAEPESVAFQSSLDVDKSYVRCLNILMSGAGYPMVATHDPRLIAIAEDRARWFDRSAGEFEFQLLYGVRPEEQARLAARGDTVRVYLPYGNQWYGYLMRRLAERPANVAFFARAVSSRK, encoded by the coding sequence ATGCTCCGTTCCCTGTTTCTCGCCGCGGCCGGCTCCGCCCGGCTGGAGCGGCTCGTCGAGTCGGCGCCTGTCACCAAGGGGGTGGTCCGGCGCTTCGTCGCCGGCGGGGATGCGGGGGAGGCGCTGCGGGCATGCCGCGAGCTGGCCGACGACGGGCTGGCGGTCAGTCTGGACCTCCTCGGCGAGGACACCACCACCGCCGAGCAGGCGCAGGCCACCCGGGACGAGTACGTCGCGCTGCTGGCCCGGCTGCACGAGGCCGGTCTGACCCCGGCGGCCGAGGTGAGCGTGAAGCTGTCGGCGCTGGGGCAGCGGATCGACGAGAAGATGGCGTACGAGCACGCCCGCGCGGTGTGTGCGGCGGCGGCCGAGGCGGGCACCACGGTGACTCTGGACGCCGAGGACCACACCACCACCGACGCGACCCTGGAGACGCTGGTCGAGCTGCGGCGTGACTTCCCGTCGACCGGGGCGGTGCTGCAGGCGTACCTGCGGCGCACCGAGGCCGACTGCCGGGAGCTGGCCACCGCCGGCTCGCGGGTGCGGCTGTGCAAGGGGGCGTACGCCGAGCCGGAGTCGGTGGCCTTCCAGTCGTCGCTGGACGTGGACAAGTCGTACGTGCGCTGTCTGAACATCCTGATGTCCGGTGCGGGCTATCCGATGGTGGCCACCCACGACCCGCGGCTGATCGCGATCGCCGAGGACCGGGCACGCTGGTTCGACCGGTCCGCGGGCGAGTTCGAGTTCCAGCTGCTGTACGGCGTGCGGCCGGAGGAGCAGGCCCGGCTCGCGGCGCGGGGCGACACCGTGCGGGTCTACCTGCCGTACGGGAATCAGTGGTACGGCTACCTGATGCGCCGCCTGGCCGAGCGCCCGGCGAACGTCGCTTTCTTCGCCCGGGCGGTTTCCTCACGGAAGTGA
- a CDS encoding CGNR zinc finger domain-containing protein — MNFDAYARTAVDLVNAGLDDLAGLRALFSADQDYMRDQVVEKDLATFRRAQRRLREVFEYGTAGRDADAVRELNALLETYPVQPRISGHDASDWHMHVTSRGSSVSAEYLAGAVWGLAVWLCEYGSARFGICADERCGNVYLDTSSNNCRRFCSERCATRSHVAAHRARKRAGLAGLAPLGGHSAPVGR, encoded by the coding sequence GTGAACTTCGATGCGTACGCCCGGACGGCGGTCGACCTCGTCAACGCCGGCCTGGACGACCTCGCCGGGCTGCGGGCCCTGTTCTCCGCCGACCAGGACTACATGCGGGACCAGGTCGTGGAGAAGGACCTGGCCACGTTCCGGCGCGCCCAGCGCCGGCTGCGCGAGGTCTTCGAGTACGGCACGGCCGGGCGCGACGCGGACGCGGTACGCGAACTGAACGCCCTGCTGGAGACGTACCCGGTGCAGCCACGCATCTCCGGGCACGACGCCAGCGACTGGCACATGCACGTCACCAGCCGCGGTTCCTCGGTCAGCGCGGAGTACCTCGCCGGCGCGGTCTGGGGCCTGGCGGTATGGCTCTGCGAGTACGGCAGCGCCCGCTTCGGCATCTGCGCCGACGAACGGTGCGGCAACGTCTACCTGGACACCTCGTCCAACAACTGCCGGCGGTTCTGCTCCGAGCGCTGCGCGACGCGCTCGCATGTCGCCGCGCACCGGGCCCGCAAACGGGCTGGGCTGGCTGGCCTCGCTCCGCTCGGCGGGCATTCCGCCCCGGTGGGTCGATGA